A portion of the Rhodothermales bacterium genome contains these proteins:
- a CDS encoding DUF305 domain-containing protein: protein MTRTPLRMYCLGALVSALTLFGCRTAHPSIEAPPPSTGAVRVVQPGAPGQASRALSAAELAADVRPKYTRADVDFMQGMIGHHAQALEMTALVEERTTRPDLRMLARRIDVSQRDEILLMQTWLRDRGEMAPAASSHAMHHGHEPGHLMPGMLSPEQMEQLKASTGDVFYRLFLEFMIAHHEGALTMVETLFASAGAGQDTDVYRFAADVDVDQRMEIDRMRQMIASLR, encoded by the coding sequence ATGACCCGCACTCCACTGCGAATGTACTGCCTGGGCGCGCTCGTTTCGGCCCTAACCCTCTTCGGCTGTCGTACCGCTCACCCCTCGATCGAGGCGCCTCCCCCATCCACCGGCGCCGTACGTGTCGTCCAGCCTGGCGCGCCGGGCCAGGCCAGCCGGGCCCTCTCGGCCGCTGAACTCGCTGCGGACGTCCGCCCAAAATACACCCGCGCGGATGTCGACTTCATGCAGGGGATGATCGGCCACCACGCCCAGGCCCTTGAAATGACTGCCCTGGTGGAAGAACGCACCACCCGGCCGGATTTGCGGATGCTCGCCCGGCGCATCGATGTCTCTCAGCGCGATGAAATCCTCCTGATGCAGACCTGGCTGCGGGACCGCGGCGAGATGGCGCCGGCGGCCTCCTCCCACGCCATGCACCACGGTCACGAGCCCGGCCACCTCATGCCCGGCATGCTCTCCCCAGAACAGATGGAGCAGCTCAAAGCCTCCACGGGCGACGTCTTCTACCGCCTGTTTCTCGAGTTCATGATCGCCCACCACGAAGGCGCCCTCACGATGGTCGAGACCCTTTTCGCCAGCGCCGGCGCCGGCCAGGACACCGACGTCTACCGCTTCGCCGCCGATGTGGATGTGGACCAGCGCATGGAAATCGACCGTATGCGGCAGATGATCGCCTCCCTCCGATAA
- a CDS encoding nitroreductase family protein, with the protein MGYPHKAFDSTLLPEAEMTARADAFYAEMDRRRSVRFFSDRPVPKHLIERAIQTAGTAPSGAHKQPWTFVAIGDPAVKREIRVAAEEEEKESYEGRMSPEWLEALAPIGTDWRKPFLETVPWIVVCFAQRTGVGPAGEKVKHYYVNESCGIACGLFIAALHHMGLATLTHTPSPMRFLSEILERPANEQPYILFPVGYPAEDATVPDLRRKELGQIAVWK; encoded by the coding sequence TTGGGATATCCACATAAAGCGTTCGATTCTACGCTACTCCCGGAGGCCGAGATGACGGCCCGGGCGGATGCCTTTTATGCCGAGATGGACCGGCGCCGGTCGGTCCGCTTTTTCAGCGACCGGCCGGTGCCGAAACACCTCATCGAGCGGGCGATCCAGACGGCCGGCACGGCGCCGAGCGGCGCGCATAAACAGCCGTGGACGTTTGTCGCCATCGGCGACCCGGCCGTGAAGCGGGAGATCAGGGTGGCGGCCGAGGAGGAGGAGAAGGAAAGTTACGAGGGCCGGATGTCCCCCGAGTGGCTGGAGGCGCTGGCGCCCATCGGTACGGACTGGCGGAAGCCGTTTCTGGAGACCGTGCCCTGGATCGTAGTGTGTTTCGCGCAGCGGACCGGCGTGGGGCCGGCTGGCGAGAAGGTGAAGCACTACTATGTCAACGAAAGCTGCGGCATCGCGTGCGGGCTGTTTATCGCTGCGTTGCACCACATGGGCCTGGCGACTCTCACCCACACGCCGAGTCCGATGCGGTTTTTGAGCGAGATTCTGGAGCGGCCGGCGAACGAGCAGCCGTATATCCTCTTCCCCGTCGGCTACCCGGCCGAGGACGCGACGGTGCCGGATTTGAGGCGAAAGGAGCTGGGGCAGATCGCGGTGTGGAAGTAA
- a CDS encoding SIMPL domain-containing protein (The SIMPL domain is named for its presence in mouse protein SIMPL (signalling molecule that associates with mouse pelle-like kinase). Bacterial member BP26, from Brucella, was shown to assemble into a channel-like structure, while YggE from E. coli has been associated with resistance to oxidative stress.) — translation MKRLPLYFLILLVFGGCSSPAPLMAQTALQPMERLQRTVTVGGQGKATAVPDKASVWFGIVTRSEDPEEARQKNATTAAEAMNAIRALGVEERKLKLQTLRLQPVQEYNPRTQIHEEKGYEAYRDLVVEVEDLDLLPKLIAEIVQKGANRLNSISYGIKDDAGFRNEALVKAVQEARSKAELMATTAGAKLGPVLIIQEEGYSMPTPMIAMDMAAAPMMKAERDTSEPDSYAAGEMEVSTTVRITFAISD, via the coding sequence ATGAAACGTCTTCCTCTCTATTTCCTCATCCTGCTGGTTTTCGGCGGCTGTTCGTCGCCGGCTCCCCTAATGGCGCAGACCGCGCTCCAACCCATGGAACGACTTCAGCGAACCGTCACAGTCGGCGGGCAGGGCAAGGCCACGGCGGTTCCGGACAAGGCATCGGTGTGGTTCGGTATCGTGACGCGGTCCGAAGACCCGGAGGAGGCCCGCCAGAAAAACGCCACAACGGCCGCCGAGGCCATGAACGCCATCCGTGCCCTGGGCGTCGAGGAGCGGAAGCTGAAGCTCCAAACGCTTCGCCTCCAGCCGGTGCAGGAATACAACCCGCGCACCCAGATACATGAGGAAAAGGGCTATGAAGCGTACCGCGATCTGGTCGTAGAGGTGGAGGACCTGGATCTGCTCCCGAAGCTCATCGCCGAGATCGTCCAGAAAGGCGCCAACCGGCTGAATAGTATCTCCTACGGGATCAAGGATGACGCCGGCTTCCGCAACGAGGCGCTGGTAAAGGCCGTTCAGGAAGCCCGTTCGAAGGCCGAGCTGATGGCCACCACCGCCGGCGCGAAACTGGGCCCCGTGCTCATCATCCAGGAAGAAGGGTACTCGATGCCTACCCCGATGATCGCCATGGATATGGCTGCCGCCCCGATGATGAAAGCCGAACGCGACACCTCCGAGCCGGACTCCTACGCCGCCGGCGAGATGGAGGTGAGCACGACGGTGCGGATTACGTTTGCGATTAGCGATTAA
- a CDS encoding asparagine--tRNA ligase produces the protein MSVYTTIDQLSRLDGRAVTIKGWLYNRRDSKGLQFLVMRDGSGLVQCVVNQEEVDAASWAAAEGASQETALQIVGRVRQDERQVGGWEIQATSVTLIGTSTDYPITPKEHGVEFLMNNRHLWLRSRRPWAVMRIRNRIIMAIHQFFQNRGFLQMDAPILTGNAVEGTSTLFEIDYFGEPAYLTQSGQLYGEAMAMAFGKIYTFGPTFRAEKSKTRRHLTEFWMIEPEMAFYDLTMNMDLAEDFLVSIVHEVLAHCREELEVLSRDIAALERIQKPFPRIAYTDAVAMLKSEKTAHMVDAEIAALQQEGPRLMAELVDNKKRYGQAKKHEKRQMDAREIEINQRLADVEESLRNLPKWKESAMNFEWGNDLGGSDETLLTRHFDRPIIVHRYPAVVKAFYMKRDPEDDRLALGMDVLAPEGYGEIIGGGERATDLAFLQQQVRDHQLPEEVFSWYFDLRRYGSVPHSGFGLGLERTVTWITGLTHLREAIPFPRMLGRLTP, from the coding sequence ATGAGTGTCTATACGACCATCGACCAGCTGTCGCGCCTCGACGGGCGCGCGGTAACGATCAAAGGCTGGCTCTACAACCGACGCGATTCAAAGGGATTGCAATTTCTGGTCATGCGCGACGGCAGCGGCCTCGTCCAGTGCGTGGTGAATCAGGAGGAAGTGGATGCCGCGTCGTGGGCGGCGGCGGAGGGGGCCTCGCAGGAGACGGCCCTTCAGATCGTAGGCCGTGTTCGGCAGGACGAGCGGCAGGTGGGGGGATGGGAGATCCAGGCGACATCCGTCACGCTCATCGGCACTTCGACGGACTATCCGATCACCCCGAAGGAGCATGGGGTCGAGTTTCTGATGAACAACCGGCACCTGTGGCTGCGCAGCCGCCGGCCGTGGGCCGTCATGCGCATCCGGAACCGCATCATCATGGCCATCCACCAGTTCTTCCAGAACCGCGGCTTCCTGCAGATGGACGCCCCGATTCTGACCGGGAATGCGGTGGAGGGGACGTCCACCCTGTTCGAGATCGACTACTTCGGCGAGCCGGCGTACCTCACGCAGAGCGGGCAGCTCTACGGCGAGGCTATGGCTATGGCGTTCGGTAAGATCTACACATTCGGCCCGACATTCCGTGCGGAGAAATCCAAAACCCGCCGGCACCTCACCGAATTCTGGATGATCGAGCCCGAGATGGCGTTTTACGATCTCACCATGAACATGGACCTCGCCGAAGACTTCCTGGTGTCGATCGTCCACGAAGTGCTCGCCCATTGCCGCGAGGAGCTTGAGGTACTTAGCCGCGACATCGCCGCGCTCGAGCGCATCCAGAAGCCGTTCCCCCGCATCGCCTACACCGATGCCGTCGCGATGCTGAAGAGCGAGAAGACGGCGCATATGGTGGACGCCGAAATCGCGGCGCTCCAGCAAGAAGGGCCACGGCTGATGGCCGAACTGGTGGACAATAAGAAGCGCTACGGCCAGGCCAAGAAACACGAAAAGCGCCAGATGGACGCTCGCGAAATCGAGATCAACCAGCGGCTGGCGGACGTCGAGGAGAGCCTGCGCAACCTGCCGAAATGGAAGGAATCCGCCATGAACTTCGAGTGGGGCAACGACCTCGGCGGAAGCGACGAGACGTTGCTGACCCGGCACTTCGACCGCCCGATCATCGTGCACCGCTACCCGGCGGTCGTCAAGGCGTTTTATATGAAGCGGGACCCCGAGGACGACCGCCTGGCGCTGGGCATGGACGTGCTGGCACCGGAAGGGTATGGCGAGATCATCGGTGGGGGAGAGCGGGCGACCGATCTGGCGTTCCTCCAACAGCAAGTGCGCGATCACCAACTGCCAGAGGAGGTGTTCAGCTGGTACTTCGATCTGCGGCGGTACGGCTCCGTTCCGCATAGCGGGTTTGGGCTCGGGCTGGAGCGTACCGTTACCTGGATCACGGGCCTGACGCACTTGCGAGAGGCTATCCCGTTTCCACGAATGCTGGGCCGGCTGACGCCCTGA
- a CDS encoding UbiA family prenyltransferase, which translates to MVRLRSSLLAFLEYGNTQIALIAAALIGATPLWFGLPASHPLMTAGAAGAFLLYQLDRSWQVSPEDVHNQPERLAWVRAHRGWTRVSALIALSAIAAASFHLKPATFGAGAALGLAGVIYLLPILPGRNRPKGHWLIKPLAIGGAWSIGAIALPALEAGVPVDVHLAGLLLYRFLFLMPNVVLADWPDRDGDRREGLHSAAMVLGEHHVRRLAQVACVASIAVGGGLAWRLGWPLPAMIDLAGPALMLVAVSRPLPASRWFYAFWLDILLGWPLVALLIDTIKG; encoded by the coding sequence ATGGTGCGGCTTCGCTCCTCGCTTCTCGCTTTTCTCGAGTACGGCAATACCCAGATCGCGCTCATCGCGGCGGCGCTGATCGGCGCTACACCCCTGTGGTTTGGTCTTCCCGCATCGCACCCTCTCATGACAGCCGGCGCCGCCGGTGCGTTTCTGTTGTACCAGCTCGATCGGTCGTGGCAGGTTTCTCCCGAGGACGTGCACAACCAGCCCGAGCGTCTGGCATGGGTACGCGCGCATCGGGGATGGACGCGCGTCTCCGCCCTCATCGCGCTGAGCGCCATTGCCGCTGCCTCGTTCCACCTCAAGCCGGCGACGTTCGGGGCCGGGGCGGCCCTCGGTCTTGCCGGGGTCATCTACCTGTTGCCGATCCTGCCCGGGCGTAATCGCCCCAAAGGGCACTGGCTGATCAAACCCCTGGCGATTGGTGGGGCGTGGTCGATCGGTGCGATCGCATTGCCAGCGTTGGAGGCCGGAGTTCCCGTGGATGTCCATCTCGCCGGGTTGCTGCTCTATCGGTTTCTGTTTTTGATGCCTAATGTGGTGCTGGCGGACTGGCCCGACCGCGACGGGGATCGGCGCGAGGGGCTCCATTCAGCGGCTATGGTGCTTGGTGAGCACCACGTGCGCCGGCTCGCACAGGTCGCCTGTGTGGCGTCGATAGCGGTAGGAGGGGGGCTTGCCTGGCGATTGGGATGGCCACTGCCGGCGATGATCGACCTGGCCGGCCCGGCGTTGATGCTGGTCGCCGTCAGCCGGCCGCTGCCGGCGTCCCGCTGGTTTTACGCCTTCTGGCTCGATATCCTGCTCGGTTGGCCGCTCGTCGCCCTGCTGATCGACACGATAAAGGGGTAG
- a CDS encoding cohesin domain-containing protein, whose protein sequence is MWRTLYTAVTLLVVALPLQPAQAQISVSLPAVTAQQGTSQDISLTVGNLTNQNVTSYQFSITYNPTVLEIDAVSVAGTLSAGTSATINTATSGVITVAWASANALTGQGALIKLSADFIGVGSSALTISDFIFNEGVPAASATNGSVTVSSTPPPPSIAVSLPSNASTQVGAGAVAVPVTVGPVTGSNITSYALTVMFNPAFVNITGATVGGTLSSTANASVTTGSGTITVSWSGAALSGSGTLVNLTASPVAAGTSNLSFTSMTFNGGTPTATTTNGSITVTPQTGVGSVSMAMPASFSGTIGTTVDIPITVDNLTGKGVNSYQLVIGFDPAIVNVTSATVAGTLSSGGEVVPTSLGPGSMSIIWAGANALSGSGVLLNLKANLRTVGASPLTFTSTLINEGSPTATTTNGQLVVSANTGVTPIAVALSARSGNVGETLTIPVSVGDLTGRGVSSFEFTMTYNPALVSMGVSQTGTLSAATAAIVNTDTPGEVTVAWASVANIAGAGALVNLQLSLLAEGTSPITFDSFSFNEGSPAATLTNGSVTVSSNATIINIALPQNSTGNIGETLTIPIQVGNTSNSNVTSYAFTMAFSNALLSFAGVDVAGTLSAASVPTVNTATPGQVTVSWQGSALTGSGVLANVRFNLLSDGTTPLTFSSFSFNSGTPQSSLQNGNITISGSGALGVSAPSGLIGSVGEQLQIPIAIGVLTGRNVTSFSFTLTYDASDLTINDVNTEGTLLAGQTLDVTQGTGQITVAFTGSQPLTGSGTLIKLVADLVTPGTSALVFTAFTLNTGTPAAAAIDGSITVQGVTASIQLIHNSPDAPIVDVYVNDVKVADALSYARATAFIEFTTAVLTIDVVNDQAASNTQPIATTNVTLINGQAYVAVLNGLFAGSGKQALGIVVEETVLEASGDDTVDLLAFQGSPDAPLLEINLVDDSGAHRTVAAFGTDIAFGEGRLASGIEPGLYHMELVDSNGTIVNTYRADLTRTAGSALLFMIQGFVDPIITQPDLTITAYAPDGRAIFLPLSTANEDGTVVPVAFSLDGNYPNPFNPSTTIQFGLPEPAEVAIDVFDLLGRHVLSVPSRPFTAGDAQIAPLDASELASGTYVYRVTARGAQQTYTSSDTMTLLK, encoded by the coding sequence ATGTGGAGAACTCTTTATACGGCGGTTACGCTCCTGGTCGTGGCGCTTCCGTTGCAGCCGGCCCAGGCACAGATCAGCGTGAGCCTGCCCGCGGTGACGGCCCAGCAAGGCACGTCGCAGGATATTTCGCTGACGGTGGGTAATCTGACGAACCAGAATGTCACCTCCTACCAGTTCAGCATCACCTATAACCCGACTGTTCTGGAGATCGACGCGGTCTCGGTCGCCGGCACCCTGTCCGCCGGCACATCGGCTACCATAAATACGGCCACGTCCGGGGTGATCACCGTTGCCTGGGCCTCGGCCAATGCGTTGACGGGCCAGGGGGCACTGATCAAACTCAGCGCAGACTTCATCGGGGTCGGCTCGTCCGCCCTGACGATATCGGATTTCATTTTCAACGAAGGCGTGCCGGCGGCTTCGGCCACTAACGGGAGCGTCACGGTGAGTTCGACGCCCCCGCCGCCATCGATCGCGGTATCCCTCCCGAGTAACGCGTCGACACAGGTGGGCGCCGGCGCGGTCGCTGTTCCTGTTACGGTCGGGCCGGTCACGGGGTCGAACATCACTTCCTACGCCCTCACCGTCATGTTCAACCCGGCCTTCGTGAACATCACCGGGGCTACGGTGGGCGGCACGCTGTCCTCCACGGCGAATGCTTCGGTGACGACGGGTTCGGGCACGATCACGGTCTCCTGGAGCGGCGCGGCGTTGTCGGGGTCCGGAACGCTCGTGAACCTGACCGCGTCGCCCGTCGCGGCGGGCACGTCGAACCTGTCCTTCACATCGATGACGTTTAATGGCGGCACACCGACGGCGACCACGACCAATGGATCGATCACGGTGACGCCGCAAACGGGTGTTGGTTCGGTTTCGATGGCGATGCCGGCGTCGTTTTCGGGGACAATCGGGACGACGGTGGATATTCCGATCACGGTCGACAACCTCACTGGCAAAGGCGTCAACTCCTATCAGCTGGTAATCGGTTTCGACCCGGCGATCGTCAATGTCACCAGCGCCACGGTAGCCGGGACGCTTTCGTCGGGCGGCGAGGTAGTGCCGACGTCGTTAGGTCCGGGCTCGATGTCCATCATCTGGGCGGGCGCGAACGCGCTGAGCGGCTCCGGGGTACTGCTAAATCTGAAAGCCAACCTGCGCACGGTCGGCGCCTCGCCGCTGACATTCACTTCAACACTGATCAACGAAGGGTCGCCGACGGCGACGACGACCAACGGCCAACTGGTTGTTTCTGCGAACACGGGCGTCACGCCGATCGCCGTGGCGCTTTCGGCACGGAGTGGAAATGTCGGCGAAACGCTGACTATTCCCGTCTCCGTTGGTGACCTCACGGGACGCGGAGTGTCGTCGTTCGAGTTTACGATGACTTATAACCCGGCGCTGGTGAGCATGGGCGTGAGCCAGACGGGCACGCTGAGCGCCGCCACAGCCGCCATCGTCAATACCGATACACCGGGGGAAGTGACCGTGGCCTGGGCTTCGGTCGCCAATATCGCCGGCGCGGGGGCGCTCGTGAACCTGCAACTGAGCCTCCTCGCCGAGGGGACGAGTCCGATTACGTTCGACTCGTTTTCGTTTAACGAGGGCTCGCCGGCCGCGACGCTCACGAACGGGAGCGTGACGGTTTCGAGTAACGCGACGATCATCAACATCGCGCTGCCGCAAAACAGCACCGGCAACATTGGCGAGACGCTCACCATCCCGATTCAAGTGGGGAATACAAGCAACTCGAACGTGACGTCGTATGCCTTCACGATGGCCTTCAGCAACGCGCTCCTCAGCTTCGCCGGTGTAGATGTGGCCGGCACCCTCTCCGCGGCCAGTGTCCCGACGGTCAACACCGCCACGCCCGGGCAGGTGACCGTGAGCTGGCAGGGAAGCGCGCTGACGGGGTCCGGCGTGTTGGCCAATGTGCGATTCAACTTGCTGAGTGATGGGACGACGCCGTTGACGTTTTCCAGCTTTTCATTCAACTCCGGCACACCCCAGTCCAGCCTGCAAAACGGCAACATCACCATCTCCGGCTCCGGCGCGCTGGGGGTCTCGGCGCCGTCCGGCCTCATCGGCTCGGTGGGGGAGCAGCTGCAGATCCCGATCGCGATTGGCGTTCTCACCGGCCGGAATGTAACCTCATTTTCGTTTACCCTGACGTACGACGCGAGTGATCTCACGATTAACGACGTCAACACGGAAGGCACGCTCCTCGCCGGCCAAACCCTGGATGTCACGCAGGGGACCGGCCAGATCACGGTTGCCTTCACCGGATCTCAACCGTTGACGGGGTCCGGCACGCTGATCAAACTGGTGGCCGATCTCGTGACGCCGGGGACGAGCGCGCTGGTGTTTACAGCCTTCACCCTGAATACCGGCACACCGGCCGCGGCCGCAATCGACGGAAGTATTACCGTACAGGGCGTCACGGCCTCGATCCAGTTGATCCATAACTCTCCCGACGCGCCGATTGTGGATGTCTATGTCAATGATGTCAAGGTGGCCGACGCCCTCTCGTATGCCCGCGCCACGGCCTTTATCGAGTTCACCACGGCCGTGCTTACGATCGATGTCGTAAACGACCAGGCTGCCTCGAACACCCAGCCGATCGCCACGACCAACGTCACGCTCATCAACGGCCAGGCGTATGTGGCCGTGTTAAACGGACTGTTTGCCGGCTCGGGCAAACAGGCACTGGGGATCGTTGTCGAAGAAACCGTGCTTGAGGCCAGCGGCGATGATACGGTAGATCTCCTGGCGTTCCAGGGCTCGCCGGACGCGCCGTTACTCGAGATCAACCTCGTCGACGATAGCGGTGCGCACCGCACCGTGGCGGCGTTCGGGACCGACATCGCATTTGGCGAAGGCCGGCTGGCCAGCGGCATTGAGCCCGGCCTGTACCACATGGAACTGGTGGATTCGAACGGGACCATCGTCAATACCTATCGGGCGGACCTGACCCGCACCGCTGGCTCGGCGCTGTTGTTTATGATTCAGGGCTTTGTCGATCCCATCATCACCCAGCCCGACCTCACCATTACCGCCTACGCGCCGGACGGCCGCGCCATCTTCCTCCCGCTCTCCACCGCCAACGAAGACGGGACGGTGGTTCCGGTTGCGTTTTCGCTGGACGGCAACTACCCCAATCCGTTTAATCCGAGCACCACCATCCAGTTCGGCCTGCCCGAGCCGGCGGAAGTGGCCATCGATGTGTTTGACCTGCTCGGCCGGCACGTGCTCAGCGTCCCCTCCCGGCCCTTCACGGCCGGCGACGCCCAGATCGCCCCGCTCGATGCTTCCGAACTTGCCTCGGGCACATACGTTTACCGTGTCACGGCGCGCGGCGCTCAGCAGACGTACACTTCTAGCGATACCATGACGCTCCTCAAGTAA
- a CDS encoding T9SS type A sorting domain-containing protein, translated as MRRFVPRVSAFLLGLGLIAAAQSVSAQTISVSLPKLYTDDRTIALPVSIGNVTGQDIKAFLFTVNYDPAVIEITSIDATGLLAEGFSIVENNTVPGQLTLAGAHVNALVGEGSLLYLNAKFTSKGTTDLDFSSFTFNEGQPKAGTSDGVISNVVQVSTEDATGIPERFALDGNYPNPFNPTTTIQFDLPEAASVRIDIVDMLGRQVMTIPAQSYVAGASHRVPVDAAQLASGIYVYRVTAEGISQTHVQTATMTLIK; from the coding sequence ATGCGACGATTCGTACCCAGGGTTTCCGCCTTCCTGTTGGGGCTAGGTCTGATAGCTGCCGCGCAGTCAGTTTCCGCACAGACGATATCCGTTAGCCTGCCGAAGCTGTACACGGATGATCGCACGATTGCGCTTCCCGTCTCTATCGGTAATGTAACCGGTCAGGACATCAAAGCTTTTCTTTTTACGGTCAATTACGACCCTGCCGTCATCGAGATCACCAGCATAGACGCCACGGGTCTGCTCGCTGAAGGCTTCTCGATCGTTGAGAATAACACCGTGCCCGGGCAGTTGACACTGGCTGGCGCACACGTGAATGCGCTGGTCGGCGAAGGGTCGTTACTTTACCTTAACGCAAAGTTTACGTCCAAGGGCACGACCGATCTGGATTTTAGCTCGTTCACGTTTAATGAAGGGCAACCGAAAGCCGGCACGAGTGATGGCGTCATCTCGAATGTCGTCCAGGTGTCGACCGAAGATGCGACGGGCATTCCGGAGCGTTTCGCCCTCGATGGCAACTACCCGAATCCGTTTAATCCGACGACGACCATCCAGTTCGATCTGCCCGAAGCCGCCAGTGTACGGATTGACATTGTGGATATGCTTGGCCGGCAGGTCATGACGATCCCGGCGCAGTCCTATGTGGCCGGCGCCAGCCATCGCGTCCCGGTCGATGCCGCACAGCTCGCCTCCGGGATCTATGTCTACAGGGTGACTGCCGAGGGCATCAGCCAGACGCACGTGCAGACGGCGACCATGACGCTCATCAAGTAA
- a CDS encoding metallophosphoesterase yields MRIAHLSDIHFGRIAYPDIVDALLAQIERDAVDLIAISGDLTQRALPTQYREAARMLASIHTPTIVVPGNHDVLAWWRPLSRVLRPLARYHRYISPGLTMSFENERVAVLGINSAYGSTIKGGRISRATRASIRTYFEGRPAAAFKILVVHHQLTAIGALGPHDVARGGDAALDVAREVGVDLILCGHLHVSHVESLKRHPAEARIVVASAGTVTSDRGRLSNRNKNYYNVIEVEPDSFTIVERCYDTETRVFVDVRRSHFERGPGARGAL; encoded by the coding sequence ATGCGGATCGCTCACCTCTCGGATATCCACTTCGGCCGCATCGCCTATCCCGACATCGTCGATGCGCTGTTGGCGCAAATCGAGCGCGACGCCGTCGATCTGATCGCCATTTCAGGCGATCTCACCCAGCGCGCCCTTCCTACCCAGTATCGCGAAGCGGCTCGGATGCTGGCGTCGATTCATACGCCGACGATCGTGGTTCCGGGCAACCACGACGTACTGGCCTGGTGGCGGCCTCTTTCGCGCGTCCTGCGACCGCTGGCGCGGTATCACCGATATATCTCCCCGGGGCTGACGATGAGCTTCGAGAATGAGCGTGTGGCGGTTCTCGGCATCAATTCGGCCTATGGTAGCACCATCAAAGGCGGACGTATTTCGCGGGCGACACGGGCCTCGATACGGACATACTTCGAGGGCCGGCCGGCGGCGGCGTTTAAGATCCTGGTTGTGCACCATCAGTTGACCGCCATCGGAGCCCTCGGCCCGCACGATGTGGCCCGCGGCGGCGACGCCGCCCTGGACGTTGCCCGAGAGGTGGGTGTCGATCTCATCCTGTGCGGCCATCTGCACGTGTCTCATGTCGAATCTCTAAAGCGACATCCGGCGGAGGCGCGCATCGTGGTCGCCAGCGCCGGCACGGTTACGAGCGACCGCGGGCGCCTGTCGAATCGAAATAAAAACTATTATAACGTGATCGAGGTCGAACCCGACTCGTTCACCATTGTGGAACGGTGTTACGACACTGAAACGCGGGTTTTTGTGGATGTGCGCCGTTCGCATTTTGAACGTGGCCCTGGCGCCAGAGGCGCATTGTAG